A stretch of the Pantoea nemavictus genome encodes the following:
- a CDS encoding ABC transporter permease: MDVTFLQHTLAALLRGLPLTLNLALLSLLGGGVLALLLNLLRQHRLGSYVTRFYVWVFRGTPLLIQIFMIYYGLGSLPTVRESVLWPLLRDPYWCGLIALVLNDAAYTSEILRGGLNAVSVQSLEAAKVSGMSRFTVLRRITLPLAVRQALPAYSNEIISMIKSTSLVSTISLMEMTGIADSIVSETFRALEVFISAAIIYLLLTVLVSKAVALLERRLSPYHVGARP, encoded by the coding sequence ATGGATGTCACCTTCCTGCAGCACACCTTAGCTGCTTTACTGCGCGGCCTGCCGCTGACGCTCAACCTGGCGCTACTGTCGCTATTGGGCGGTGGCGTATTGGCGCTGCTGCTGAATTTGCTGCGGCAGCATCGGCTTGGCAGTTACGTTACGCGTTTCTACGTTTGGGTATTTCGCGGCACGCCGCTGCTGATACAGATCTTCATGATCTATTACGGCCTTGGCAGCTTGCCGACGGTACGCGAAAGCGTGCTGTGGCCGCTGCTGCGCGATCCGTACTGGTGCGGTTTGATTGCGCTGGTGCTTAACGATGCGGCCTATACCTCGGAGATATTGCGCGGTGGCCTCAATGCGGTGAGCGTGCAGTCGCTGGAAGCGGCCAAAGTGAGCGGCATGTCGCGCTTTACTGTACTCCGGCGCATCACGCTGCCGCTGGCGGTGCGTCAGGCGCTGCCGGCTTACAGCAATGAAATTATCTCGATGATCAAATCAACCTCGCTGGTGAGCACCATCAGCCTGATGGAGATGACCGGCATTGCCGACTCGATCGTCTCTGAGACGTTCCGCGCGCTGGAGGTGTTTATCAGCGCGGCAATTATCTATCTGCTACTGACCGTGCTGGTGAGTAAAGCGGTGGCGCTGCTGGAGCGCCGTTTGTCCCCTTATCACGTTGGAGCACGTCCATGA
- a CDS encoding ABC transporter ATP-binding protein produces the protein MSKPTIALSHLRKSYSGHEVLHDISLTAQDGDVISLIGASGSGKSTLLRCIPFLEVPQGGEIAVGDEVVTIDNPDEKLSREQQRRIKLMRMQLGFVFQSFNLWPHKTVLQNIIEAPVHVQKRSSKQAIEEAEALLHKVGLYEKRNAWPSQLSGGQQQRVAIARALAQQPKAILFDEPTSALDPELVGEVLRVIRSLAEEGRTMIIVTHEMGFARDVSNKAVFLHQGKIEEAGSPQQVFSDPISPRCRAFVSSHLQRNS, from the coding sequence ATGAGTAAACCCACTATTGCCCTGAGCCATCTCAGAAAAAGTTATAGCGGGCACGAAGTGCTGCACGACATCAGCCTGACGGCGCAGGATGGCGACGTGATTTCGCTGATTGGTGCCAGCGGTTCAGGCAAAAGTACCCTGTTGCGCTGCATTCCGTTTTTGGAAGTACCGCAGGGCGGCGAAATTGCGGTGGGCGACGAAGTGGTCACTATCGATAATCCCGATGAGAAGCTCAGCCGCGAACAGCAGCGTCGTATCAAGTTGATGCGCATGCAGCTGGGTTTTGTCTTCCAGAGCTTCAATCTGTGGCCACACAAAACGGTATTGCAGAACATCATCGAAGCGCCAGTACATGTGCAAAAGCGCAGCAGTAAACAGGCGATAGAAGAGGCTGAGGCGCTGCTGCATAAGGTAGGTTTGTACGAAAAGCGCAATGCCTGGCCGTCGCAACTTTCTGGTGGCCAGCAGCAACGCGTCGCGATTGCTCGAGCGCTGGCGCAACAGCCGAAAGCGATTCTGTTCGATGAGCCAACGTCAGCGCTGGATCCTGAGCTGGTAGGTGAAGTGCTGCGCGTGATTCGTAGCCTGGCCGAAGAGGGGCGCACCATGATTATTGTGACGCATGAAATGGGCTTCGCGCGCGATGTGTCGAACAAAGCGGTGTTCCTGCATCAGGGCAAGATTGAGGAAGCCGGTTCGCCGCAGCAGGTATTTAGCGATCCCATCTCCCCGCGCTGCCGCGCATTTGTAAGCAGTCACTTACAGCGCAACAGTTAA
- the tssB gene encoding type VI secretion system contractile sheath small subunit, giving the protein MSNSYQNEIPKARINLKLDLHTGGAAKKTELPLKLLVTGDFSNGAEDRPLSEREKINVNKNNFNSVLADIAPAVSFAVPNTLAGDGSKESVALNFRDMKDFEPEQVARQIPQLRAMLAMRNLLRDLKSNLLDNVTFRKELEVILKDPALSDELRSELSALATDQA; this is encoded by the coding sequence ATGAGCAACTCTTATCAGAATGAAATCCCTAAAGCCCGTATAAATTTGAAGCTCGACCTGCACACCGGCGGCGCAGCCAAAAAAACCGAGCTGCCGCTTAAGCTGCTGGTGACCGGCGATTTCAGTAACGGCGCAGAAGATCGCCCGCTGTCTGAACGCGAAAAAATCAACGTCAACAAAAACAACTTCAACAGCGTGCTGGCCGATATCGCGCCTGCCGTCTCCTTTGCCGTGCCGAATACGCTGGCCGGCGACGGCAGCAAAGAGAGCGTGGCGCTTAACTTCCGCGACATGAAGGACTTCGAGCCGGAGCAGGTTGCGCGCCAAATCCCGCAGCTGCGCGCCATGCTGGCGATGCGCAATCTGCTGCGCGACCTCAAATCCAACCTGCTGGATAACGTCACCTTCCGCAAGGAGCTGGAAGTTATCCTGAAAGATCCCGCCCTCAGCGACGAACTGCGCAGCGAACTGTCTGCGTTAGCCACCGATCAAGCCTAA
- the tssC gene encoding type VI secretion system contractile sheath large subunit: protein MLMSVQNETHANGATTVLDRPAAGGVYASLFEKINLIPVSELSDLNVWQDNQAMSDATADERVTAAMQVFLTRLKISGAKVEKLDKNLLDHHIAELDRQISRQLDAVMHHDEFQKVESAWRGLKSLVDKTDFRQNVKIEVLDVSKDDLRQDFEDAPEIIQSGLYLQTYVAEYDTPGGEPIGAVISAYEFDASAQDVALLRNLSKVAASAHMPFIGSVGPQFFLKDSMEEVAAIKDIGNYFDRAEYIKWKSFRDTDDSRYIGLTMPRVLGRLPYGPDTVPVRSFNYVEEVKGPDHDKYLWTNASFAFAANMVQSFISNGWCVQIRGPQAGGAVQDLPIHLYDLGTGNQVKIPSEVMIPETREFEFANLGFIPLSYYKNRDYACFFSANSTQKPAIYDTADATANSRINARLPYIFLLSRIAHYLKLIQRENIGTTKDRRLLELELNTWVRTLVTEMTDPGDELQSSHPLRDAKVLVEDIEDNPGFFRVKLFAIPHFQVEGMDVNLSLVSQMPKAKA, encoded by the coding sequence ATGCTGATGTCAGTTCAGAATGAAACCCATGCCAATGGCGCAACCACCGTGTTGGATCGCCCTGCTGCGGGCGGCGTCTATGCGTCGCTGTTTGAAAAAATTAACCTCATTCCGGTGTCAGAGTTGAGTGACCTGAATGTCTGGCAGGACAACCAGGCGATGTCGGATGCCACCGCTGACGAGCGCGTCACCGCGGCGATGCAGGTGTTCCTGACGCGTCTGAAAATCAGCGGCGCGAAAGTGGAAAAGCTGGATAAAAACCTGCTGGATCACCACATCGCCGAGCTGGATCGCCAGATCAGCCGCCAGCTGGACGCGGTTATGCATCACGATGAATTCCAGAAGGTGGAATCGGCGTGGCGCGGCCTGAAGTCGCTGGTGGATAAAACTGACTTCCGCCAGAACGTGAAAATCGAAGTGCTGGACGTGTCGAAAGACGATTTGCGTCAGGACTTTGAAGACGCGCCGGAAATTATCCAGAGCGGCCTTTACCTGCAAACTTATGTTGCGGAATACGACACGCCGGGCGGTGAGCCGATTGGTGCGGTGATCTCTGCTTACGAGTTCGATGCCTCGGCGCAGGACGTGGCGCTGCTGCGTAACCTGTCCAAAGTCGCCGCTTCGGCGCACATGCCGTTTATCGGTTCGGTTGGCCCGCAGTTCTTCCTGAAAGATTCGATGGAAGAGGTGGCGGCGATCAAAGACATCGGCAACTACTTTGACCGCGCTGAATACATCAAGTGGAAATCATTCCGCGACACCGACGACTCACGCTACATCGGCCTGACCATGCCGCGCGTGCTTGGTCGTCTGCCGTACGGCCCGGACACCGTGCCGGTGCGCAGCTTCAACTACGTTGAAGAGGTGAAAGGCCCGGACCACGACAAATATCTGTGGACCAACGCCTCGTTCGCTTTTGCTGCCAATATGGTGCAGAGCTTCATCAGCAACGGCTGGTGCGTGCAAATTCGCGGCCCGCAAGCGGGCGGTGCGGTGCAGGATCTGCCGATCCATCTCTACGATCTCGGCACCGGCAACCAGGTGAAAATCCCGTCTGAGGTGATGATCCCGGAAACCCGCGAGTTTGAGTTCGCCAACCTCGGCTTCATCCCGCTTTCTTACTATAAGAACCGCGATTACGCCTGCTTCTTCTCGGCCAATTCCACGCAGAAACCGGCAATCTACGACACCGCCGATGCCACCGCTAACAGCCGCATCAACGCGCGTCTGCCGTATATCTTCCTGCTGTCACGCATCGCGCACTACCTGAAGCTGATCCAGCGCGAAAACATCGGCACCACCAAGGATCGCCGCCTGCTGGAGCTGGAGCTCAACACCTGGGTGCGCACGCTGGTGACCGAGATGACCGATCCCGGCGATGAGCTGCAGTCTTCACATCCGCTACGCGATGCCAAAGTG